A window of Candidatus Eisenbacteria bacterium genomic DNA:
GCCCTCGTCGCGGGCTTCGAAGCCGCGCCGGATGTCGTCGGCGAGGAGCCTGGTCACCTCGTCGCCCACCTTCACCGGGTCGACGAAGGCGCTGAACGTCTGCCGCAGGACCACGTGGAGGCTCGTGACCGACGCCACCACTTCCAGCGGATCGCGATGGGTGACGACCATGTTCGCGTCCGGGTACGTCGCGCAGAGCGCGCGGAGTCCCGGCAGATGCGGTGGCGCCTTCAGCACCCAGCGCTCGCCGGGACAGCGCCATTGCAGGTTCTGCAGGAACTGGCGGTGGTAGCGGTACGCCGGGCGCAGGTCCTGGCGGTCGAGCCACGACTGGTACGACGGCACGAACCAGGTCGACGAGAACTGGAAGCTCAAGAACGAGTGGCTGAGGATGACGACACACTCCTCGGGAAGCTGGGCGCCCACCGGATGGATCGTCTTGAAGCGCGGCGCGAGGCGCAGGAACCAGCGGATGTCGCGCGCCGCGCGCTCGATGCGCGGATCGGTGTCGTACGTGGCGCGGTCGGGTGGCGGCGACGGGCTGCGCAGCTCCCAGTGGCGCGGAACCCGGTTCGCGGGATCCTGCGCCAGCAGGCCGTGGAGGAACGTCGATCCGCTGCGCGGGAGGCCCAGGATGAAGAGGGGGCGCCGGATCTGCTCGTCGGTTATGGCCGGATGCAGACGCCGATCGCGCTCCATCAAGAGGCGATTCATGAGCATGCCGGTGAGATCGTGGCGTGCCGCGATGCGGCCCACGATGCTCAGGCGCGACTCCTCTTCGATCGACTGCATCAGGCGGCGCAGCGGATCGCGGAACGACGGATCACCGAAGTCGTCGAGCCCGGTGCGCCGACGTGCGCCCGCGAGCAGGCTCTCCGGGTCGAGCCGTACGAGGCGCCCCGCCCCGTCGAAGATGCGGGCGCCTCGCAGGACGAGCTGCGGCCATGCGCTCGTCATGGCGTCCGTCCGCGCGCGGCGCCGTCGCGGGCGGCGAGGGCCGCGGAGGCGGTCTCGAGCTGCCAGACGACGAGCCCGGGGATGCCGAGGATCAGCTCGCGGACGCGCTTGGAGAGCGAGAGCGCGATCGAGAGGTCGGGCGCGAACCCGAAGATCCGTCCGAGCAGGAGGAAGCCGCCCTCCTGCACACCCAGCGCGCCGGGGACGGGGAAGGCCGCCGTCCGCACCGCTTCGCCCAGGCTCTCGATGACGAGGGCCGTCGCGAGGTCGACGGGATGGCCGAGGAAGTGCATGGCGAGCCAGATCTCGCCCGC
This region includes:
- a CDS encoding sulfotransferase: MTSAWPQLVLRGARIFDGAGRLVRLDPESLLAGARRRTGLDDFGDPSFRDPLRRLMQSIEEESRLSIVGRIAARHDLTGMLMNRLLMERDRRLHPAITDEQIRRPLFILGLPRSGSTFLHGLLAQDPANRVPRHWELRSPSPPPDRATYDTDPRIERAARDIRWFLRLAPRFKTIHPVGAQLPEECVVILSHSFLSFQFSSTWFVPSYQSWLDRQDLRPAYRYHRQFLQNLQWRCPGERWVLKAPPHLPGLRALCATYPDANMVVTHRDPLEVVASVTSLHVVLRQTFSAFVDPVKVGDEVTRLLADDIRRGFEARDEGCAPPERFVDVQYTDLVRDPMGIVRRIYRHFDLPLSAEAEQAMQRHLGRNRKDAEGPHVYSLAEFGLDERVERERYRAYWDRWGVPAPA